A region from the Actinoplanes sp. OR16 genome encodes:
- a CDS encoding cyclic nucleotide-binding protein, translated as MTYVETRTNVWEALAGRAPGVPSGPADAGLWHTVADRLDPSSARPVLRDGIEIRHRTTVRGGRYVMLRSPEEGGRSSYLRLSPEEYQLALMMDGSGTVARLVAEFARIAGRLAPDQVRRVVADLAANRMLEELPMDAFRPLREMRRETLPERIAAAARGRRILSADIDGLVGAVYRSAGRFLFTRVAFWIGVVFAVAGVVLFATTWQRGSSSLFLVGDSYLLGAVVLVLLNVFALAVHEFGHALAAKRVGREVPAAGLMLYFGIPSVFVDTSDVWMAGRRARIAVTAAGPAAALGLAGLAQVIGFAVPATGGVAFKLAFLFYLHTFFNLSPLLPLDGQYLLMDWLEIPDLRARALSWLSGRLRRRGHRFSALDREGRIVALYALLGLLWLAVAAGLGYRLWTDRVRGLAIGLWYDGIAGRLLLIVMVLGLVAPAVYFLLGRAAASWRRWRQRAAERDRDADLPRRLAALHASELGGLPEPALHELAARARWRRPPTGRLLIRAGDHPDAVLVVVEGALHGRRPGDPGGTIRHHAGPGAVAALAGALTGRPVQLDWYAAAGATLLAVPAETIATAVGPMPGPSAQERDEAEALFADTPALAGLEHDQCLALIGAAYPADLEPGAPVMLPGPTHAVVVESGVIAMPDGTELRRGTLVGPVGDGSPGTVAQTRTPVRLWIIPDASNLPPLVGGHGPGAPMPALRPSAPVAVRPGAAHPPLAVPPGPPQVVEGYDVDAHFERRMWSFAAALLVVVLVSVGLNLQTGPAWAEMPSGNVLLTVKKGTAVAAGSALSAEEHRYLAAGSEIRIPDSSQALLTFPGGATMVLCGGSSTELTASEVTTGREPAPSARLALGGGRVLADTASASGAYRPLLLTVTRTQGDVTNAGESWFAVDPISVTTAKGTVTAGGTASPATGGDLSCGDGEVVEPPSAGPSEEPTEEGTFPVESISPSPSESSASTTPAETFEPTGTTTTETADPEPTTTRPRPPTLPTVTTPTSRPTPSRTVTTTPTTDPTTTEPTDDPTTDDPTDPPSEEPTETEEPEPTTDTSAG; from the coding sequence TTGACGTACGTCGAAACCCGGACCAACGTCTGGGAAGCCCTGGCCGGACGCGCCCCCGGGGTCCCGTCCGGTCCGGCCGACGCCGGGCTCTGGCACACGGTCGCCGACCGGCTCGACCCGTCGAGTGCGCGGCCGGTGCTGCGTGACGGGATCGAGATCCGGCACCGGACCACGGTCCGTGGCGGCCGGTACGTCATGCTCCGCTCCCCGGAGGAGGGCGGCCGCAGCTCCTACCTGCGGCTGAGCCCCGAGGAGTACCAGCTCGCCCTGATGATGGACGGGTCCGGCACGGTCGCCCGCCTGGTCGCCGAGTTCGCCCGGATCGCCGGTCGCCTCGCCCCCGACCAGGTCCGCCGGGTGGTCGCCGACCTCGCCGCGAACCGGATGCTGGAAGAGCTCCCGATGGACGCCTTCCGGCCGCTGCGCGAGATGCGCCGGGAGACGCTGCCGGAACGGATCGCCGCGGCCGCCCGTGGCCGCCGGATCCTCTCCGCCGACATCGACGGCCTGGTCGGCGCGGTCTACCGGAGTGCCGGGCGGTTCCTCTTCACCCGGGTGGCGTTCTGGATCGGCGTGGTCTTCGCGGTCGCCGGTGTGGTGCTGTTCGCGACGACCTGGCAGCGGGGGAGCAGTTCACTCTTTCTGGTGGGTGATTCGTACCTACTCGGCGCTGTCGTTCTCGTACTACTCAACGTGTTCGCTCTCGCCGTGCACGAATTCGGTCACGCCCTCGCTGCGAAGCGGGTCGGCCGTGAGGTCCCGGCCGCCGGCCTGATGCTCTATTTCGGCATCCCGTCGGTCTTCGTCGACACGAGCGACGTGTGGATGGCCGGCCGCCGCGCCCGTATAGCGGTCACCGCCGCCGGTCCGGCCGCCGCGCTCGGCCTGGCCGGGCTGGCCCAGGTGATCGGCTTCGCCGTGCCCGCGACCGGCGGCGTCGCGTTCAAGCTGGCGTTCCTCTTCTACCTGCACACCTTCTTCAACCTGAGCCCGCTGCTGCCGCTCGACGGCCAGTACCTGCTGATGGACTGGCTGGAGATCCCCGACCTGCGGGCCCGGGCCCTGTCCTGGCTCTCCGGCCGGCTGCGCCGCCGCGGCCACCGCTTCTCCGCGCTCGACCGGGAAGGCCGGATCGTGGCGCTCTACGCGCTGCTCGGCCTGCTCTGGCTGGCCGTCGCGGCCGGCCTCGGCTACCGGCTCTGGACCGATCGGGTGCGGGGCCTGGCCATCGGCCTCTGGTACGACGGCATCGCAGGCCGCCTCCTGCTGATCGTGATGGTCCTCGGCCTGGTCGCCCCGGCCGTCTACTTCCTGCTCGGCCGGGCCGCCGCGAGCTGGCGGCGCTGGCGTCAGCGGGCCGCCGAACGCGACCGGGACGCCGACCTGCCCCGCCGCCTCGCCGCGCTGCACGCCTCCGAGCTCGGCGGACTGCCCGAGCCGGCGCTGCACGAGCTGGCCGCCCGGGCCCGCTGGCGCCGCCCGCCGACCGGCCGCTTGCTGATCCGCGCCGGCGACCACCCGGACGCCGTGCTCGTCGTCGTCGAGGGCGCCCTGCACGGCCGCCGCCCCGGCGACCCCGGCGGCACGATCCGGCACCACGCCGGGCCGGGCGCGGTGGCCGCTCTGGCCGGCGCGCTGACCGGCCGCCCGGTCCAGCTGGACTGGTACGCCGCGGCCGGCGCGACACTGCTCGCCGTCCCGGCGGAGACGATCGCCACGGCGGTCGGCCCGATGCCCGGGCCGTCAGCGCAGGAACGCGACGAGGCCGAGGCGCTCTTCGCCGACACGCCGGCCCTCGCCGGTCTCGAACACGATCAGTGCCTCGCGCTGATCGGGGCCGCGTACCCGGCCGACCTCGAACCGGGCGCGCCGGTGATGCTGCCCGGCCCCACCCACGCCGTGGTCGTCGAGTCCGGCGTGATCGCCATGCCGGACGGCACCGAGCTGCGCCGCGGCACCCTGGTCGGCCCGGTCGGCGACGGCAGCCCCGGCACGGTGGCGCAGACCCGCACCCCGGTCCGCCTCTGGATCATCCCGGACGCCTCGAACCTGCCGCCCCTCGTCGGCGGCCACGGCCCCGGCGCGCCGATGCCGGCGTTGCGTCCGAGCGCGCCGGTGGCCGTACGCCCCGGCGCCGCCCACCCGCCCCTCGCCGTGCCGCCCGGTCCGCCGCAGGTCGTCGAGGGATACGACGTGGACGCTCACTTCGAGCGCCGGATGTGGTCCTTCGCCGCCGCCCTGCTCGTGGTCGTCCTGGTCAGCGTGGGCCTGAACCTGCAGACCGGCCCGGCCTGGGCCGAGATGCCGTCCGGGAACGTGCTGCTCACCGTGAAGAAGGGCACCGCCGTCGCGGCCGGGTCGGCGCTGTCGGCGGAGGAGCACCGCTACCTGGCGGCCGGCTCGGAGATCAGGATTCCGGACTCGTCGCAGGCGCTGCTGACGTTCCCGGGCGGCGCCACCATGGTGCTCTGCGGCGGTTCGTCGACCGAGCTGACCGCCAGCGAGGTCACCACCGGCCGGGAGCCGGCGCCGTCGGCCCGCCTGGCGCTGGGTGGCGGGCGGGTGCTGGCGGACACCGCCAGTGCGAGTGGGGCGTACCGTCCTCTGCTCCTGACCGTCACGCGCACCCAGGGTGACGTGACGAACGCGGGGGAGTCCTGGTTCGCCGTGGACCCGATCAGCGTGACCACGGCGAAGGGGACCGTGACCGCGGGCGGAACCGCGAGCCCGGCCACCGGCGGAGATCTGAGCTGCGGCGACGGCGAGGTGGTCGAGCCGCCGTCGGCAGGTCCGAGCGAGGAGCCGACCGAGGAGGGCACGTTCCCGGTCGAGTCGATCTCGCCGTCGCCGTCGGAGTCGTCGGCCTCCACCACGCCGGCCGAGACGTTCGAGCCGACCGGGACGACGACGACCGAGACGGCCGATCCGGAGCCGACGACGACCAGGCCGCGTCCGCCCACCCTCCCGACGGTCACGACGCCGACCAGCCGGCCGACGCCGAGCCGCACGGTGACGACGACGCCGACCACGGATCCGACGACCACCGAGCCGACCGACGACCCGACGACGGACGACCCCACCGATCCGCCCTCCGAGGAACCGACCGAGACGGAGGAACCGGAGCCCACCACCGACACGTCCGCCGGTTGA
- a CDS encoding S1C family serine protease → MNENETDPRPADAAAGDSSAARVESEQPTAAQAPVAPQSAAPHTPAAEQAAWAPQAAQPAQPQQPTFPPAQPQQSPWAASPWQQAQAQQPQAQQAQAQQAQAQQAQDPAAQPTSAQPSTGQPYAPGYAHPYQGYQAQAPHGYTPYQQAGYQDYSQQAAYASAWQPGGTQTAEGVIPAWAGGEQQPPRSGRGRKILLAGAAAVLIALGAGGVGAATALALDGGSTPQSAQTSNSSVTRVVDRSSLAEIAAAVQDSVVSITTGSGEGSGVVVSADGYIVTNNHVVSTAQGDTVNIIFADGTKATATIVGTDERTDLAVVKASGVSGLKAAKFGDSSQSQVGDTVLALGSPLGLEGSVTAGIISAKDRTIQSGGEEEQETPQDPFGGSQQQQQSSGTQTMTGLLQTDAPINPGNSGGALVNTNGEVIGINSAIATSGSSSGNIGLGFAIPSNKAVSVVNQLMAGKKVSHPALGVSVANGENGGALISTVTQNSAAAKAGLQQGDVVTKVDGKAIDESDDLVAAVQAGSVGQKMSITFTRNGSEKTVTVTLQEAQ, encoded by the coding sequence ATGAACGAGAACGAGACCGACCCGCGGCCCGCGGACGCCGCCGCTGGAGACAGCAGTGCGGCGCGGGTGGAGTCTGAGCAGCCGACTGCCGCCCAGGCACCTGTTGCTCCCCAGTCCGCGGCACCACACACTCCAGCCGCCGAGCAGGCGGCCTGGGCTCCTCAGGCGGCTCAGCCCGCGCAGCCCCAGCAGCCCACCTTCCCGCCGGCCCAGCCGCAGCAGAGCCCGTGGGCCGCCTCACCGTGGCAGCAGGCTCAGGCTCAGCAGCCCCAGGCCCAGCAGGCGCAGGCCCAGCAGGCGCAGGCTCAGCAGGCTCAGGACCCGGCCGCTCAACCGACCTCGGCCCAGCCGTCGACCGGGCAGCCCTACGCTCCGGGTTACGCCCACCCCTACCAGGGTTACCAGGCACAGGCGCCGCACGGTTACACGCCCTACCAGCAGGCCGGCTACCAGGACTACTCGCAGCAGGCCGCCTACGCGTCGGCGTGGCAGCCCGGCGGCACGCAGACCGCCGAGGGCGTCATCCCGGCCTGGGCCGGCGGCGAGCAGCAGCCGCCGCGGTCCGGCCGCGGTCGCAAGATCCTCCTGGCCGGCGCGGCCGCCGTGCTGATCGCGCTCGGTGCGGGCGGGGTCGGTGCCGCGACTGCTCTGGCCCTCGACGGCGGCAGCACCCCGCAGAGCGCGCAGACCAGCAACTCGTCGGTCACCCGCGTGGTCGACCGCTCGTCGCTCGCCGAGATCGCCGCGGCGGTCCAGGACAGCGTCGTCTCGATCACCACCGGCTCCGGTGAGGGTTCCGGCGTGGTGGTCAGCGCCGACGGCTACATCGTGACGAACAACCACGTGGTCTCGACCGCGCAGGGCGACACCGTGAACATCATCTTCGCGGACGGAACCAAGGCGACCGCCACGATCGTCGGCACCGACGAGCGCACCGACCTGGCAGTGGTGAAGGCGTCCGGCGTCTCGGGTCTGAAGGCCGCGAAGTTCGGCGACAGCTCGCAGAGCCAGGTGGGCGACACCGTCCTGGCCCTCGGCAGCCCGCTCGGCCTGGAGGGCTCGGTCACCGCCGGCATCATCAGCGCGAAGGACCGCACCATCCAGTCCGGCGGCGAGGAGGAGCAGGAGACCCCGCAGGACCCGTTCGGCGGCAGCCAGCAACAGCAGCAGTCGTCGGGCACCCAGACGATGACCGGCCTGCTGCAGACCGACGCCCCGATCAACCCGGGTAACTCGGGCGGCGCGCTGGTCAACACGAACGGCGAGGTCATCGGCATCAACTCGGCGATCGCCACCTCGGGTTCCAGCTCCGGCAACATCGGCCTCGGCTTCGCGATCCCGAGCAACAAGGCGGTCTCGGTGGTCAACCAGCTGATGGCCGGCAAGAAGGTCAGCCACCCGGCCCTCGGCGTCAGCGTCGCCAACGGCGAGAACGGCGGCGCCCTGATCAGCACCGTCACCCAGAACAGCGCCGCCGCGAAGGCCGGCCTGCAGCAGGGCGACGTGGTGACGAAGGTCGACGGCAAGGCGATCGACGAGTCCGACGACCTGGTCGCGGCGGTCCAGGCCGGCAGCGTCGGCCAGAAGATGTCGATCACCTTCACCCGCAACGGCAGCGAGAAGACCGTCACGGTGACCCTGCAGGAAGCGCAGTAA
- a CDS encoding cell wall metabolism sensor histidine kinase WalK, translating to MKLAERVRGSIPLHPNLRRISLRTKLVASVLVLVFAALTLISATSTYALNTYLISRMDDQLKRFALARIKEGYFTRVVLPSDYVTAQLSVSAVGKVDVGGDLTPGQLPRFLTGVDEITKHDGTPYTVRSVDGTVTWRMLVVRTANDSALYVGQRMSGVDAVIAWLVWVDFLVGGAVLVALAAIGAALVRQTLIPLVQIERTAAAIGAGDLTRRVPDPEENDGEPTTELGRLSRALNAMLAQIEAAFLARAQSEHAARAAEQSAREAADAAQRSEARAVESEGKMRQFVADASHELRTPLTTIRGFAELYRQGAVSDPEQVARLVRRIEDEAARMGLLVEDLLLLARLDRERPLTLAPVELPVLALDALDAAEAMAPDRQIDLEVRDDPERLVAYGDDGRLRQVIGNLMTNALVHTPPDATVTLRLHAGEGGTAVVEVSDTGPGLNPEQRERVFERFYRADGARTRNTDREATGTGLGLAIVAAIVRAHQGSVEVLSEEGKGATFRVTLPTINPDKSFTENVQE from the coding sequence ATGAAACTCGCCGAGCGGGTTCGCGGCTCGATCCCGCTGCACCCCAACCTGCGCCGGATCTCGCTGCGCACCAAGCTGGTCGCGTCGGTGCTGGTGCTGGTCTTCGCGGCGCTGACGCTGATCAGCGCGACCAGCACCTACGCGCTGAACACCTATCTGATCAGCCGGATGGACGATCAGCTGAAGCGGTTCGCGCTGGCCCGGATCAAGGAGGGCTACTTCACCCGGGTCGTGCTGCCGTCCGACTACGTGACCGCGCAGCTGTCGGTGAGCGCGGTCGGCAAGGTCGACGTCGGCGGCGACCTCACTCCCGGTCAGCTGCCCCGGTTCCTCACCGGTGTCGACGAGATCACCAAGCATGACGGCACGCCGTACACGGTCCGCTCGGTCGACGGCACCGTAACCTGGCGGATGCTCGTGGTGCGCACGGCGAACGACTCGGCGCTCTACGTGGGCCAGCGGATGTCCGGGGTGGACGCGGTGATCGCCTGGCTGGTCTGGGTGGACTTCCTGGTCGGCGGCGCGGTGCTGGTGGCGCTCGCGGCGATCGGCGCGGCGCTGGTCCGGCAGACGCTGATCCCGCTGGTGCAGATCGAGCGGACCGCCGCCGCGATCGGCGCCGGCGACCTGACCCGCCGCGTCCCGGACCCGGAGGAGAACGACGGCGAGCCCACCACCGAGCTGGGCCGCCTCTCCCGCGCGCTGAACGCGATGCTCGCCCAGATCGAGGCGGCGTTCCTGGCCCGCGCCCAGTCCGAGCACGCGGCGCGCGCGGCCGAGCAGTCGGCGCGCGAGGCGGCCGACGCGGCGCAGCGCTCCGAGGCCCGGGCGGTGGAGTCGGAGGGCAAGATGCGGCAGTTCGTGGCCGACGCGTCGCACGAGCTGCGGACCCCGCTCACCACGATCCGCGGCTTCGCCGAGCTCTACCGGCAGGGCGCGGTCTCCGACCCGGAGCAGGTGGCCCGGCTGGTCCGCCGGATCGAGGACGAGGCGGCCCGGATGGGGCTGCTCGTCGAGGACCTGCTGCTGCTGGCCCGGCTCGACCGGGAACGACCCCTGACCCTCGCCCCGGTGGAACTGCCGGTGCTCGCGCTCGACGCGCTGGACGCGGCCGAGGCGATGGCGCCCGACCGGCAGATCGATCTCGAGGTGCGCGACGATCCCGAGCGCCTGGTGGCGTACGGGGATGACGGCCGTCTCCGCCAGGTGATCGGCAACCTGATGACCAACGCCCTGGTGCACACGCCCCCGGACGCCACCGTGACGCTGCGGCTGCACGCCGGCGAGGGCGGCACCGCGGTGGTCGAGGTGTCGGACACCGGGCCGGGCCTCAACCCGGAGCAACGCGAACGCGTCTTCGAGCGGTTCTACCGGGCGGACGGGGCTCGCACGCGCAACACCGATCGGGAGGCGACCGGCACCGGTCTGGGCCTCGCCATCGTTGCGGCGATCGTCAGGGCGCACCAAGGTTCTGTCGAGGTTCTGTCCGAGGAGGGCAAGGGCGCGACCTTCCGCGTGACTTTGCCCACCATAAATCCGGATAAAAGCTTCACAGAAAACGTCCAGGAGTAA
- a CDS encoding response regulator transcription factor, protein MATQTQPKQSEAKLLVVEDDANILELLSASLRFAGFDVTTATSGSAAVSAARNSAPDLVVLDVMLPDLDGFEVIRLMREGGQRTPVVFLTARDGTDDKIRGLTLGGDDYVTKPFSLEELTARIRAVLRRTTAGEEQPSRLVFADLELDEETHEVYRAGSRVQLSPTEFKLLRYLMLNANRVLSKAQILDHVWKYDFRGDDNIVESYISYLRRKVDNVQPRLIHTLRGVGYVLRKPAV, encoded by the coding sequence ATGGCCACTCAGACCCAGCCCAAGCAGAGCGAGGCGAAACTGCTCGTCGTCGAGGACGATGCGAACATCCTCGAGCTGCTCTCCGCCAGCCTCCGCTTCGCCGGGTTCGACGTGACCACCGCGACCAGTGGCAGCGCGGCCGTCAGCGCCGCGCGCAACTCCGCGCCCGATCTCGTCGTGCTCGACGTCATGCTCCCCGACCTCGACGGGTTCGAGGTGATCCGGCTGATGCGCGAGGGCGGGCAGCGCACCCCGGTGGTCTTCCTGACCGCCCGCGACGGCACCGACGACAAGATCCGCGGCCTCACGCTCGGCGGCGACGACTACGTGACGAAGCCGTTCAGCCTGGAGGAGCTCACCGCCCGCATCCGGGCGGTGCTGCGCCGCACCACGGCGGGCGAGGAGCAGCCGTCCCGGCTGGTCTTCGCCGACCTGGAGCTCGACGAGGAGACGCACGAGGTCTACCGCGCGGGCAGCCGGGTGCAGCTCTCACCGACCGAGTTCAAGCTCCTGCGCTACCTGATGCTCAACGCCAACCGGGTGCTCTCCAAGGCGCAGATCCTCGACCACGTGTGGAAGTACGATTTCCGCGGCGACGACAACATCGTCGAGTCCTACATCTCCTACCTCCGGCGCAAGGTCGACAACGTCCAGCCGCGGCTGATCCATACGCTGCGCGGCGTGGGCTACGTGCTCCGCAAGCCCGCTGTGTAG
- a CDS encoding lysophospholipid acyltransferase family protein, whose protein sequence is MNWQPASGCGDGCRPGDGRQSGPVLTALRVAGLIGVLLMGLLPAALLRGGALLALPRAMLAVLGIRLVWKGPAPRPGSLLVANHVSWLDIVALHAVMPVRLVAKHDVAGWPAIGATAGRSGAIFIDRTRPKTLPGTVGEVAAALRGGRSVAVFPEGTTYCGAERGPFRPALFQAAIDAGAPVAPISISYDSAEACFVGEDTLWDSVVRVARVRRLTVTLVAAPVLRPETGAGRRALARAAQSSLGGGSYRLAA, encoded by the coding sequence ATGAACTGGCAGCCGGCCTCCGGGTGTGGTGACGGCTGCCGCCCGGGTGACGGGCGGCAGTCCGGTCCCGTCCTGACGGCGCTGCGCGTCGCGGGGCTCATCGGCGTACTCCTGATGGGTCTGCTGCCCGCGGCCCTCCTGCGTGGCGGCGCGCTGCTTGCCCTGCCCCGCGCCATGCTCGCGGTCCTGGGGATCCGCCTGGTCTGGAAGGGCCCGGCGCCGCGCCCGGGGAGCCTGCTGGTCGCCAACCACGTCTCCTGGCTGGACATCGTCGCGCTGCACGCGGTCATGCCGGTGCGCCTGGTGGCGAAGCACGACGTGGCGGGCTGGCCGGCGATCGGGGCGACGGCCGGTCGCAGCGGCGCGATCTTCATCGATCGGACCAGGCCGAAGACGCTGCCGGGGACGGTGGGCGAGGTGGCTGCCGCGCTGCGCGGCGGGCGTTCGGTCGCGGTCTTCCCGGAGGGTACGACGTACTGCGGCGCCGAACGGGGACCGTTCCGGCCGGCGCTCTTCCAGGCGGCCATCGACGCGGGAGCGCCGGTCGCCCCGATCTCGATCAGCTACGACTCGGCCGAGGCGTGCTTCGTCGGCGAGGACACCCTCTGGGACTCGGTGGTCCGGGTGGCTCGCGTCCGCCGGCTCACCGTGACCCTGGTCGCCGCGCCGGTGCTGCGCCCGGAGACCGGAGCGGGCCGCCGGGCGCTGGCCCGGGCCGCGCAGTCGAGCCTCGGCGGAGGGAGTTATCGCCTGGCGGCTTAG
- a CDS encoding GNAT family N-acetyltransferase — protein sequence MAVLMTAAAPTGTSGYTLLIADDASLVEAAQRLRHDVFAGELGATVPGGGGLDADEFDPYCDHLIVRDDSTGAVVGTYRMLPPRAAELAGRRYADGEFDLSALRPLRDHLVEIGRSCVHPDHRSGAVVNLMWAGIARYLHLNNLRWLGGCASVPLADGGVTAAGVRERINAKHLSPPALRVRPRRPWTPAEGVTKDPKVAVPALLKGYLRLGSWVCGEPAYDADFDCADFYVLFSMDRLDPRYRRHFLGATR from the coding sequence ATGGCAGTTCTGATGACGGCCGCCGCACCCACCGGGACCAGCGGCTACACGCTCCTCATCGCGGACGACGCGAGCCTCGTCGAGGCCGCGCAGCGACTGCGCCACGACGTCTTCGCCGGAGAGCTCGGCGCCACCGTCCCCGGTGGCGGCGGACTCGACGCCGACGAGTTCGACCCGTACTGCGATCACCTGATCGTGCGGGACGACTCCACCGGCGCGGTGGTGGGCACCTACCGGATGCTCCCGCCGCGCGCCGCCGAGCTGGCCGGCCGCCGGTACGCCGACGGCGAGTTCGACCTGAGCGCGCTGCGCCCGCTGCGAGACCACCTGGTCGAGATCGGCCGGTCGTGCGTGCACCCGGACCACCGCTCCGGCGCCGTGGTCAACCTCATGTGGGCCGGCATCGCCCGGTACCTGCACCTCAACAACCTGCGCTGGCTGGGCGGCTGCGCCTCGGTGCCGCTGGCCGACGGCGGCGTCACGGCGGCCGGCGTCCGCGAGCGGATCAACGCGAAGCACCTCTCCCCGCCGGCGCTGCGGGTCCGCCCGCGCCGTCCGTGGACCCCGGCCGAGGGCGTCACCAAAGACCCGAAGGTGGCGGTCCCGGCGCTGCTCAAGGGATATCTGCGACTCGGCAGCTGGGTGTGCGGCGAGCCGGCCTACGACGCCGACTTCGACTGCGCCGACTTCTACGTGCTCTTCTCCATGGACCGGCTGGACCCGCGGTACCGCCGGCACTTCCTCGGCGCGACCCGATGA